One window from the genome of Plasmodium reichenowi strain SY57 chromosome 8, whole genome shotgun sequence encodes:
- a CDS encoding hypothetical protein (conserved Plasmodium protein, unknown function): MIRIYPYPFSKNVKSLPDPPPGKSRDIKNFECKKYENDYTWLLEAKNNLKKCFYMCNLCSKKFNYMRCLVKNSNVHYEYNSFNKNIENLSDYNKTKNKESNKYNIQLCDDNNNNNNCNNNRINNDRNDNESENIKNNIIKIKKNIFKNDVYSNQSIDDIHLIKNNSIIFSNSLSPNENDQLSFNDDVFIFLDYYTKKNSNSNYKKNDEQSYNEKKNFKKLMSSIYGDHKLWPFELDDMIIHIKKHVKHNISYFACKHVNMNDLYNSNEENNNYDNINIYVCDNNKEQCSMNNSIIDVNGYDMCNIAQSNVFNSFKDKKDNNEEQNEIYSMNNVCNSTMCNEEEFSHVKNYPCYGNEELNINNDNINKNEHYGEFFNSSNVSSSIQEFNLSYDSKERINNMMNNNLLLHYNKENYKNSRIENALKYNNDNIDNDKHIEKKKKDANYNEYKKNNESSTVDHKCNDDNNVNYKNKSILLPLHKIDDGYEENIQHLNKRHSNSFYDILIDKKNVETYTSSSKKKIIFKRINNDILRDINMKKNNNKDITSENHDDRNKEIFKKCNKPKIDKGHTYLLNTEENNSHCENIKEKMINMPDKSSSDLMINDKCNSEETLKDDSTSIKENINALNKCEKKIINNVNIDDFNKKKNLNGVTLLLDKKDEKMQNLNNEKTKECCDKNKNENNIYNEQPIDNVEENVHTNPREDNKMEKKKKSDIKEYSKECKDKLSMNNYDIKINFFSIDEKEKSRNFKLLDQIKNDKFNITNEKTKVNTHDNVKCNQKEEIEEINCKMNEKKNSIENNSKKKLHINQGKGCCNSKMNKNEYCDNSEIIEIKEKEPNILIDKTKKNIYYNNKNSINLQDDIICAEDIHKEYVNKDVSKINCSERNILNNIEDELNINFVHTDTKYLKENKDKKGIIIKELNKLKYHNHIYNDKDENDKYFLFDKKKKEKKEQKKEEIIDDKYSYKGSRKEELEKKLNSILNFSCKPNKINIHNKIYTANDKEKKITDENSKIVYINNNYFFNIRKNDDNYYIEKSNDIKIEKNFKKYNLNNLDLEFCKNENDFYSFKYMSNILSSSCNLSKEYNFTKSFESNIVNSKIDKLNDLKKKILIKKYLNEIALKKKNHVMNSINKKVSHLNRSPINCTMDKNRCDEKLKCKDKLFIKDEKVAQYLHIKQRKRINQYDKISKNNCKLYKAPKSPKQQDKIPKPLASQLEINSLSYLKNTPSYPFEEFNF, encoded by the coding sequence atgataagaATATATCCTTATCCATTTAGCAAAAATGTTAAATCTTTACCAGATCCACCACCAGGTAAATCTAgagatataaaaaattttgaatgtaaaaaatatgaaaatgatTATACTTGGTTATTGGAAGCAAAAaacaatttaaaaaaatgcTTCTATATGTGTAACTTATgttcaaaaaaatttaattatatgagATGTTTAGTAAAAAATTCTAATGTGCATTATGAATACAACTCATTTAACAAAAACATAGAAAATCTATCTGACTAcaataaaacaaaaaataaagaaagcaataaatataacattcAATTGTGTGatgataacaataataataataattgtaataataatagaattaataatgatcgtaatgataatgaatcagaaaacataaaaaacaacattattaaaataaaaaagaacatTTTTAAGAACGACGTATATAGCAACCAAAGCATCGACGACATACacttaataaaaaataatagtataATATTTAGCAACTCTTTAAGCCCCAATGAAAATGACCaattatcatttaatgatgatgtatttatttttttagaTTACTATACGAAAAAGAATTCAAACagtaattataaaaaaaatgatgaacaaagttataatgaaaaaaaaaatttcaaaaaattGATGTCCTCAATATACGGCGATCATAAATTATGGCCTTTTGAATTAGATGATAtgataatacatataaaaaaacatgtgaaacataatatatcatattttgCTTGTAAACATGTTAATATGaatgatttatataattctaatgaagagaataataattatgataatataaatatttacgtatgtgataataataaagaacaGTGTTCTATGAATAATAGTATAATAGATGTAAATGGATATGATATGTGTAATATAGCACAAAGTAAtgtttttaattcttttaaggataaaaaagataataatgaagaacAAAACGAAATATATAGTATGAACAATGTATGCAATAGTACTATGTGTAATGAAGAAGAGTTTTCTCATGTAAAAAACTATCCATGTTATGGAAATGAAGAACTTAACATTAACAATGATAATATcaataaaaatgaacatTATGGAGAATTCTTTAATAGTTCTAACGTATCTAGTAGTATTCAAgaatttaatttatcatatgattcaaaagaaagaataaataatatgatgaACAATAATTTATTACTTCATTAcaataaagaaaattataaaaattcaaGAATAGAAAATgcattaaaatataataatgataatatagATAACGATAAGCATattgaaaagaaaaaaaaagacgcaaattataatgaatataaaaaaaataatgaatcGTCAACTGTTGATCATAAATGTAATGACGATAATAATGTgaattacaaaaataaaagtatattATTACCTTTGCATAAAATTGATGATGgttatgaagaaaatatacaaCATTTGAATAAAAGGCATTCAAACTctttttatgatatattaatagataaaaaaaatgttgaAACTTACACAAGTTCTAGCAAAAAGAagattatttttaaaagaattaataatgatatattgagggatataaatatgaaaaaaaataataataaagatataacTAGTGAAAATCATGATGATCGCAATAAAGaaattttcaaaaaatgtaataaacCAAAAATAGATAAAGGGCATACctatttattaaatacagaagaaaataattcCCATTgtgaaaatattaaagaaaaaatgataaatatgCCTGATAAATCATCAAGCGACTTAATGATTAATGATAAATGTAATTCTGAAGAAACCTTAAAAGATGATTCAACTTctattaaagaaaatataaatgcGTTGAATAaatgtgaaaaaaaaataataaataatgttaaTATTGATGATTTcaacaaaaagaaaaatttgAATGGTGTAACATTACTTCTGgataaaaaagatgaaaaaatgcaaaatttaaataatgaaaaaacaAAGGAATGTtgtgataaaaataaaaatgaaaataatatttataatgaaCAGCCTATTGATAATGTAGAAGAAAATGTGCATACTAATCCTCGTGAAGACAAcaaaatggaaaaaaaaaaaaaaagtgatataaaagaatattcTAAAGAATGTAAAGATAAATTAAGtatgaataattatgacataaaaataaatttttttagtattgatgaaaaagagaaaagtagaaattttaaattattagaTCAAATAAAGAATGATAAATTTAACATTACAAATGAAAAGACGAAGGTTAATACACACGATAATGTGAAATGTAATCAGAAAGAAGAAATAGAGGAAATAAATTGTAAAatgaatgaaaaaaaaaattctattgaaaataattctaaaaaaaaattacatataaacCAAGGAAAAGGATGTTGTAACAgtaaaatgaataaaaatgagTATTGTGATAATTCAGAAATAATTGAAATTAAAGAAAAGGAAccaaatattttaattgacaaaacaaaaaaaaatatatactacAATAATAAGAATTCAATTAATCTACAAgatgatattatatgtgCTGAAGACATACATAAAGAATATGTGAATAAGGATGtatcaaaaataaattgtagtgaaagaaatattttaaataatattgaagatgaattaaatattaattttgtCCATACAGatacaaaatatttgaaagaaaataaagataaaaaaggtatcattattaaggaattaaataaattaaaatatcataatcacatatataatgataaagacgaaaatgataaatatttccttttcgataagaaaaaaaaagaaaagaaagaacaaaaaaaagaagagaTTATAGATGATAAATATAGTTATAAAGGAAGCAGAAAAGAagaattagaaaaaaaattaaacaGTATTTTGAATTTTTCTTGTAAAcctaataaaataaatattcacaacaaaatatatacagCTAATGAtaaggaaaagaaaattacAGATGAAAATAGTAAAatagtatatattaacaacaactatttttttaatataagaaaaaatgatgataacTACTATATTGAGAAGAgtaatgatataaaaattgaaaagaattttaagaaatataatttgAACAATCTTGATTTAgaattttgtaaaaatgaaaatgatttttatagttttaaatatatgagtaatattttatcaaGTAGCTGTAATTTGTctaaagaatataattttacTAAAAGTTTTGAATCAAATATAGTAAATTCAAAAATCgataaattaaatgatttgaaaaagaaaattttaataaaaaagtatttaaatgaaattgcacttaaaaaaaaaaatcatgTAATGAATAGTATAAATAAGAAAGTATCACACTTGAATCGCTCCCCAATAAATTGTACCATGGATAAAAATAGATGTGATGAAAAACTTAAATGTAaagataaattatttattaaagaCGAAAAAGTTGCACAgtatttacatataaaacaaaggaaaagaattaatcaatatgataaaattagtaaaaataattgtaaattatataaagcACCTAAATCACCAAAACAACAGGATAAAATACCTAAACCATTAGCTAGTCAATTAGAAATAAATTCATTAtcttatttaaaaaatacacCATCATATCCATTTGAGgaatttaatttttaa
- a CDS encoding acetyltransferase, putative — protein sequence MNNEVVSEQDEINNKVENYINPFVLADISDLDFEKSIEKSFECNTTISEFYNESLPKKDVYHTMFFDEKEIDIYQYRTLPKNYLNSMYNLLSTELSEPYNIFLLKTVLNDYSEIALMCIYEEQCVGAIISKITTKCKNDETITFGYICMIAVHKSIRSLGLGSYLLNESIKLMQNIYGINEIHLEAEATNYPTLRFYEKNGFIRVKRKPYYYLSGVDAFKLKKIL from the exons atgaataatgaAGTTGTATCAGAACAggatgaaataaataataaagtaGAAAATTACATAAACCCTTTTGTTTTAGCAGATATATCGGATTTGGATTTCGAAAAAAGTATTGAAAAATCATTTGAATGTAATACTACAATTAGTGAATTTTATAATGAAAGTTTACCTAAAAAAGATGTATATCACACAATGTTTTTtgatgaaaaagaaattgatatatatcaatatagAACATTAccaaaaaattatttaaatagtatgtataatttattaagCACAGAATTATCAGAaccatataatatttttttactCAAAACCGTTTTAAATGATTACAGTGAAATTGCATTAATG TGTATATATGAGGAACAATGTGTTGGTGCAATAATAAGCAAAATAACTACCAAATgtaaaaatgatgaaacAATCACTTTTGgatatatat GTATGATAGCTGTTCACAAATCCATTAGAAGTTTGGGTTTAG gttcttatttattaaatgagAGTATTAAATTAATGCAAAACATTTATGGCATAAATGAG ATTCATCTTGAGGCAGAAGCAACAAATTATCCTACATTAC gattttatgaaaaaaacGGTTTTATTAGAGTAAAAAGGAAACcctattattatttaagCGGTGTTGATGCCTTcaaattaaagaaaatattataa
- a CDS encoding hypothetical protein (conserved Plasmodium protein, unknown function): MNEETSTRTLLDIPGYYYDKKKNRYFLIDNELKKELKKEEFNKSVNNAKKKNRDTNNAETKKWGKKKFHQIHGIKEMKKKKKNANNNKLNNNIKNYNEDGINTIYTKKKSYNIINSKETKLELINNELNFLKKNICENQNIFNLIKRIKNYNFKEDSILSLPPIFINSNSCEYIQVEDLCEYSSNKNSFCHKENDCLDILKSPRSFNNKRTDNINVSLNDYNYFNLSQKLIDKYKRKNKNELDNFNKNESFDTYGKYRKNSIFSNQTDEYNVSNYNYTNKKYYCDNKYNMTYCKNGNNMFSCINPDYIEENLLIPKLYGRTYEKLNSCNIKNIKSKIRVNRYKANFYYFYNNTYDTFALEANNTSREMNINNNNDNDANNDSNDSNDSNNNNNNSNNNNNSNIYNSNIYNSNIYNNNIYNNNNNNSGRHFISFNNISNDTIYQEMEVQSLEDSHMPIGHLDAVTNETRVSKTHKPSESFFHLFSNPQYDDIVFSTTKENNFSFSLGAIDMNNFVQKNKKSSIYDVIHENVYYSTDTKYLCSYSKEKSELLCISPQILSHFNIFNGEYVAYSSYPNTKDEKSLLCLLSIKSFFQCNPKIEIYSFPGEVNYFKLFPSIQSDNYNNNYSLHPTSDDYSFYHNNEIDKIFICGSYPCFSFSTLKNNVTYCIWDSKKLKVQDLLSMNEDLTSYIENIINGKQFNVYQQFENNSQKKLRLFSSKKRKKKISKEQNKNQHETFTDELYENNTKMNNDNKIKFCKKELYNESDLYKGNSEHFKNVHGTFNKKTHDYSYHHFDNNNNNNNYYNPKKSPNSANSIEKIKNKCYFSYNHSSQNSLKYNYNDNKKKGICCENIKKSDNNIFLCCNTEYLYLCDLRCNLLNTISKLKPNEGCVNKIYSLNNNVQYVSSKTNNHIGLYDMRYINYKHNDETKSNLIVSYERFIDNDNLKKHLNDFYVIDNEQYIVSLDTYTSSVYIYDIMGTTTKIINLDGNSEYSKNNVLHCYTNLSKIPYIYSCRKYDDYYYNYYKQKIYETKATDSKYVNHFNPMKSYPKKDLFIGLNVQSILPLFYIKQKYNKHNFISINEGGFICTINI; encoded by the coding sequence atgaacgAAGAAACAAGCACACGAACATTATTAGATATACCAggttattattatgataaaaaaaaaaatagatattttctaattgataatgaattaaaaaaggaattaaaaaaagaagaatttaataaatcagTGAATAACgccaaaaaaaaaaacagaGATACTAATAATGCGGAAACTAAAAAATGGGGGAAAAAGAAATTCCATCAAATTCATGgaataaaagaaatgaaaaaaaaaaagaaaaatgcaaacaataataaattaaataataatattaaaaattataatgaagatggaataaatactatatataccaaaaaaaaaagttataatattataaatagTAAAGAAACAAAATTAGAATTAATCAATAAtgaattaaattttttaaaaaaaaatatatgtgaaaatcaaaatatatttaatttaattaagaggataaaaaattataattttaaagaaGACTCCATTTTAAGTTTGCCAcccatttttattaattctaATAGTTGTGAATATATTCAAGTGGAAGATTTATGTGAATATtcatcaaataaaaattcattttgtcataaagaaaatgattGTTTAGACATTTTAAAATCTCCAAgatcttttaataataaaagaacagataatataaatgtcTCTTTGAACGATTATAATTACTTTAATTTAAGTCAAAAATTaatagataaatataaacgaaaaaataaaaacgaattagataattttaataaaaatgaatcCTTTGATACATATGGAAAgtatagaaaaaatagCATATTCAGTAATCAAACTGATGAATATAATGTttcaaattataattacacaaacaaaaaatattattgtgataataaatataatatgacatattgtaaaaatggaaataatatgttttcTTGTATTAATCCTGATTATATAGaagaaaatttattaattccCAAACTTTATGGGAGAACATATGAAAAGTTAAATTcatgtaatataaaaaatataaaatcaaAAATAAGGGTAAATAGATATAAAGcgaatttttattatttttataataatacttaTGATACGTTTGCCTTAGAAGCAAATAACACATCCAGAGAAATGAACAtcaacaataataatgataatgatgcTAATAATGATAGTAATGATAGTAatgatagtaataataataataataatagtaataataataataatagtaatatttataatagtaatatttataatagtaatatttataataataatatttataataataataataataatagtgGAAGGCACTTCATTTCgtttaataatatttcaaatgATACCATTTATCAAGAAATGGAAGTACAATCTTTGGAAGACAGTCATATGCCCATTGGACATTTAGATGCCGTAACAAATGAAACACGTGTTTCTAAAACACATAAACCTTCTGAATccttttttcatttattcAGTAATCCTCAATATGATGATATTGTTTTCAGTACAACCAAAGAAAACAATTTTTCATTCAGTTTAGGGGCTATCgatatgaataatttcgtccaaaagaataaaaaatcgTCCATATATGATGTTATTCATGAAAATGTCTATTATAGTACAGATACTAAATATTTGTGTAGTTATTCTAAAGAAAAAAGTGAACTATTATGTATTTCTCCACAAATATTATctcattttaatatatttaatggTGAATATGTTGCCTATTCCTCTTATCCTAATAcaaaagatgaaaaaagTCTTCTATGCTTATTAAGTataaaatcattttttCAATGTAATCCcaaaatagaaatatatagtTTCCCTGGAGAAgttaattattttaaattatttccATCCATTCAAAGTGacaattataataataattattctCTACACCCAACATCTGATgattattctttttatcataataatgaaattgACAAGATTTTTATATGTGGGTCATATCCATGTTTTAGTTTTAGTACCTTAAAAAATAACGTTACATATTGTATATGGGATAGTAAGAAATTAAAAGTGCAAGATTTACTGTCAATGAACGAAGATTTAACATCttatattgaaaatattattaacgGAAAACAATTTAATGTATACCAACaatttgaaaataattctCAAAAGAAATTAAGGTTATTTTCTTcgaaaaaaaggaaaaaaaaaatatccaaagaacaaaataaaaatcaaCACGAAACATTCACAGatgaattatatgaaaataataccaaaatgaataatgataataaaataaaattttgtaaaaaagAGTTATATAATGAAAGCGATTTATACAAAGGTAATTCTGAACATTTCAAAAATGTCCATGGTActtttaacaaaaaaacaCATGATTATTCATACCATcattttgataataataataataataataattattacaatCCAAAGAAATCACCAAATTCAGCAAATTCgattgaaaaaattaaaaataaatgttatttttcatataatcATTCTTCACAAAATTCACTCAAGTACAATTATAATgacaataaaaaaaaaggaatatgttgtgaaaatataaaaaaatcagataacaatatttttttatgttgTAATAcagaatatttatatttatgtgaTTTACGTTGTAATTTGTTAAATACAATATCAAAGTTAAAGCCAAATGAAGGCTGTGTcaataaaatttattcattaaataataatgtacaATATGTTTCATCTAAAACAAATAATCATATAGGATTGTATGATATGCgatatataaattacaaACATAATGATGAAACAAAAAGTAATTTAATAGTCTCTTATGAAAGATTCATAGATAATGATAATCTTAAAAAACATCTTAATgatttttatgttatagATAATGAACAATATATTGTTTCCCTAGACACGTATACAAGTtctgtatatatatatgatataatgGGTACTACAActaaaattataaatttgGATGGAAATTCTgaatattcaaaaaataatgttttaCATTGTTATACAAACTTATCTAAAAtaccatatatatattcatgtAGAAAATACgatgattattattataattattataaacaGAAAATTTATGAAACCAAAGCTACTGATAGTAAATATGTAAATCATTTTAATCCAATGAAATCATATCCTAAAAAGGACTTATTTATAGGATTAAATGTTCAATCCATTTTAcctcttttttatataaaacaaaaatataataaacataatttCATTTCTATAAATGAAGGAGGCTTTATTTgtacaataaatatataa
- a CDS encoding PAP2-like protein, putative — MLIKVYLPTLLHVGYLFNTIQCINIINYLIFGGSDKDSPNKNSSDNKEEKNKKMEEYIDEKMKINLRSKKINSLKPIYTNTELETNYYIDNNETFKKLYANYPICEAKYKLVDKLKSFKIFKKLMTDKPKKIILFKTCIIELYGMLSVTIRNVNNFSSVIATVYGYVPFLIMILTVFSFIITFNKNLLYIIFIMPTQTLISDLFLKRIFKKPRPINSALPTYGMPSSHSSFAIALLTYLLLHITEHKKDKWSIITYVIATLTLLPIPWSRVEVEDHTVLQVIVGSLVGMGFGFIFYFMKKYFFKHKDS, encoded by the coding sequence ATGTTAATAAAAGTTTATTTACCTACGTTATTACATGTTGGTTATTTGTTTAATACAATACAAtgcataaatataataaattatctTATATTTGGGGGGTCTGATAAAGATTCTCCTAATAAAAACTCCAGTGATAATAaagaggaaaaaaataaaaagatggaagaatatattgatgaaaagatgaaaataaatttgCGTAGTAAAAAGATAAATAGTTTGAAACcaatatatacaaatacTGAATTAGAAACgaattattatatagataataatgagACATTTAAGAAATTATATGCTAACTATCCAATATGTGAAgcaaaatataaattagttgataaattaaaatcatttaaaatttttaaaaaattaatgacAGATAAACctaaaaaaattattttatttaaaacatGTATAATAGAATTATATGGAATGTTATCCGTAACAATAAgaaatgtaaataatttcTCATCAGTAATAGCAACAGTATATGGATATGTtccatttttaataatgattttAACAGTATTTAGTTTCATAATtacttttaataaaaacttactttatattatttttataatgcCTACACAAACCTTAATTAgtgatttatttttaaaaagaatatttaaaaaacCAAGACCAATTAATAGTGCCTTACCAACTTATGGTATGCCATCAAGTCATAGTTCCTTTGCAATAGCTTTATTAACTTATCTTTTACTTCATATTACAGAACACAAAAAAGACAAATGGAgtattattacatatgtAATAGCTACTCTTACCTTACTCCCCATACCTTGGAGTCGTGTTGAAGTTGAAGATCACACCGTATTACAAGTTATAGTTGGTTCTCTTGTAGGTATGGGTTTTGgatttattttctattttatgaaaaagtatttttttaaacataaGGATTCTTAA